The DNA sequence GCAATTAAGGAGCCAGGTGTGTCCAACCTCGGTAGAGTGAaccgtttttgttttgtttttttctctcaaatgCCACCCGAGACGGAAGCTTcgaggatgacgaggaagaaCAAGGCAACAAGCAAATGAACAGACGAGGGCgaggaacaggaaggagaagACACGAAAAGAGATTATGTGTATGAACGAtgagtggtgataatagtagtggtagttgtggtggtggtggtggtggtggtggtaaactTGATAATGCGGTCGACTAattcattctgtgtgtgtgtgtgtgtgtgtgtgtgtgtgtgtgtgtgtgtgtgtgtgtgtgtgtgtgtgtgtgtgtgtgtgtgtgtgtgtgtgtgtgtgtgtgtgtgcatgcccAGTCTGTCGCAACGAGTCGTAACGAGTCTTGCAGGTATGACACGAGGTtactgttactctctctctctctctctctctctctctctctctctctctctctctctctctctctctctctctctctctctctccctcccttggtgATATCAAACCCATTACATTAAAATAACAATCCCAACAtccaaaatttttaaaaatgagTACGATGATAACagtaagtgatgatgatgatgatgatgatgatgatgatgatgatgatgatgacgatgacgatggtgatgaaagGCAGCAGCATCCAGTCCTAGGAAGTGAAAGGGACAGCACGTACACGAGATCCTAACgaaggagggtgggaggtggagggagaagagaagggcggGAGACAAGAGGAGGGCACTGAGAGAAgactgaagggagagggagagggagagggaggagagagagagagagacgaggaggaaccTAATCCCCATAAATCTCTCACTGTGTCTCTCTCATCCATATTAATTAACTTAACAAAACGACCTTCACCCATACCTTTGAATAGTGAACGTGAACTCTACATAAAGTTAAGGCGCAAAACACACGTCTTCCTGGTCATTTCCCGACCATACCGTACCTGAGTTTTATACCAAGCTGCCCTCGACTCACACGgacataaaggaagctgcaagaaaccagctggcctacacgtagcagtccctgaGTCAAACATCCATCCGCCTACCACCTCCCTCCACAAATTTATCTTGTCTTCTCAACCTCCCAACTGACTCGGCTCATCCGCTAGGGAAATTAAAACCAATAGATGAATTAGTAAACATGAGAACGTGTGATGAGGAAAAGATGGTTGGTTGGGAATCTGTGTGGGAGAATCAGTGAGTAAACTTAAAGGTATGATAGGGAAAAAGGGGTTATTTGCGAGGGTTGTGTGCGGGGATTGGTTAGTAAACATAAAAAGAAGCTAACAGCGAAAAAGGGGGTTATTTTTGGGAGGTTCTGGTAGGAGGGTCAGTTAGTAAACATAAGACgatgagataagaaaagaggTTTATTTGGGGGTTAAGGTTTGATGGTTGGCAGGGCTGGGGGGGTGGGCGGAATGGGGGGAAGGTTGGCGTCCCAGATAGGTCAGTGAAAGAGAAGGTGTATTTGTGACTCCTGGTGAAGCttttaaacaaatgaaaaaacaaTTGTGTATGAGATGCGGTGAAAGCATTAAAACCTGGTGTGCCAGTTATTACCCGCTTGGTCAAATTTGTTtccacttccagagagagagagagagagagagagagagagagagagagagagagagagagagagagagagagaagggatactAGGAAGGTGACACGAATAAGGAAAGGACGAAAGGGGAGAGGACAGACTGGAATGGGGacgggatgaaaggaggaggaggaggaggaggaggaggaggaggaggaggaggaggaggaggaggagagagagagagagagagagagagagagagagagagagagagagagagagagagagagagagagagagatgaggaaaagtgATTGAGACACAAGGGgcagtgaaggggaaggaaggggacgcAGAAGATTTTTAAGAGGATTATGTAACTGGCACTTCCCTTTTCCtcgcccctctccccctcccccctcctccgtCACACACCCCCAAGAAACCAAGGGAGGGCAGGAGGTCCCGAACACTTGCATGGGGCAGTGATGGTCCTTCTTACTTTCACTttcgatggaggaggaggaggaggaggaggtagggaagacagaggagagatgatgatggtagggaggaggaggaggaggaggaggaggaggaggaggagcgcggCTTTGTGCGCCTGACCTTCCCTTGTGTGGAGTCTTGCGGtaactgttttctttccctctcactctctcactcactcactcactcactccctttccctttcctcccccgaggtcttctctctctctctctctctctctctctctctctctctctctctctctctctctctctctctctctctctcatttggctACCTTGAATTTCCTTGTCCTCCGTTGTTTCCAGTGCCGGTCCTCCACTCATTtactcccccccacctctctctctctctctctctctctctctctctctctctctctctctttttaataaccctccccctctcctttcactgcagGCGGGAGGTGTGAGAGCAGACGGCGACGAGGCCTGAGAATGGTGTCGCGCGGCGGGTGGTggggacggtggtggtggtgctgggcgTGGTGGCTGGCAGGGGCGGGGGCGGGATGGGGCGCGGTCATTCCGCCGCCCTGGGTCAACCACACCCTCAACCCGTGCGCCGCAGAGTCGTGGCAGCTGCTCCTATGGCCGAGAGACTCCTCCTGCCACCGAATATTTACTCAGGTGAGTCACGGCCGCTGgtggtgagtcagtgagtcaggtGACCTTTAGGCagtattcttgtgtgtgtgtgtgtgtgtgtgtgtgtgtgtgtgtgtgtgtgtgtgtgtgtgtgtgtgtgtgtgtgtgtgtgtgtgtgtgtgtgaccccaCAAGTCAGAGATCAGCCTCATTCCTGAGTCTCGTGAGTGAGTGGAGCAGAAGCAGTATCAGGTCTCGCCAAGTCGTTCATCCCTTCCCACCCCTTCCTCAGGGTCCGTGCGGGGAGACTCAAGAATTTTACTTCAACGTGGCGGCAGGGGAGGGCCAGTGCCGGTGTCCTCGAGGCAGCCTCTTGCACCCAGACTCCCGTCGCTGCCACTCCCGTTTCTCCCGAGGACCCTGCCTGCCCAGGTGAGTGCCGCGCTTTGACCTCCGGCTGTGTTACCGCGCTGGCAGGAACGTCGCTGATTTTGTATCTTCCACAGGGAGTACATAGACAGATACGGGGAGGATCTGCGGGATGGGGAGGGGACGTGCCGCCCATTCGACGAGTGTCCGCCCGGCCAGGTGTTCTGGCCGCCCGATGGCGAGTGTTACCAGCACCACACCCGCGGCCCTTGCCTCAACGGCTACCTCATCTATGTCAACCCTAACACCGGtaagtagggagggaagggcgtggCATGGCTGTGTGTTCTGTGTACAAAGTGtggcagggcggggcagggcggggccaAGGTCAGTCAGCGAGGGCCGTTTGTTGCAGGGTTCCCGGACTGTGGGTGTGAGCGGACCGTCATGTTCAGCAACTACTGGGCCTTAACGGGCCTATGCTTCGAGCTGTTCCAGCGCGGGCCGTGCCTGGATGGCACCATCTTCCTGTACAATGCAACGCGCGGAGCCACACAGTGTGGCTGCAGCCCCTCCATCCTCACCAACTACCACCAGGACAGTGGCAGCTGCTACGAGCTGGGGCAGCGGGGACCCTGCCGCCCCGGCCAGCTGCTCGCCTTCAGTCCCGACACCCTGGCCACCCGATGCACCTGCAGACCTGACCACGCCCTGTGGTCCCCTACTGGTTCCTGCTACCTGCTGTACTCTCGCGGGCCATGCTCCAAGGGCCACTTCTTCACTCCTGCCACCAACGGCACGGGCAAGTGCCAGCTGTACCCGTGCTCAGGGACGCGCCGCTACCATCCGTCCTCGGACACCTGCTACAGGCTGGGGAAGCGCGGGCCCTGCTCCCTCGGTAGCCTCTTCATCTATGATGAGGACACGCCGCTGCAAGGCACGTGTGGCTGCATACCAGAGCTGGTGGGTTTCTGGCCCAAAGACGGTCGCTGTTATGAGGTGGGGAGCCGCGGCCCCTGTCCCCGCCGGCAGGTCCTGGACCATGATAAGACCAGCGCCAAGGCCCATTGCATCTGTGACCTGCGGAAGGGGTACATAGCCTGGGAGGAAGACAGCTGCCACTTGCTCAACACTCGCGGCCCCTGCCCTGCCGGGCAGCGCCTCATGGTGAAGCAGTGGCGGCCCCTCACTCCAGTGTGTACCTCAGAACCCGCCATGCCCCTCACCCTGGAGCAGGACACCCCCGGGGCAGACTCTCCCTCACAGTTCCAGATGAGTAACAGTGTGACTGCCGCTCGGGGCGACGACACCTTCAACGTGGGGGACACGAACGCAACTCTGGCACCCCCAACCTCTACCTCCATCCCCGCCCCGGCGCCTACCCCTGCCAGCACCTCCGGGACGCGGTCTGGCCGTTCCATGTCGGCAGGCAGCGAGGCTCGGGGTCTATTGGACTCAACCCATTTCTTGCTGCCTGAGGAGGACGAAGAGTCCAGCACTTTCTACACAGGCCATCCCGAGGGGCGCCGCGCCCTAGATCCCTGGTGGGGCACCCCGGTGCCTCCGTCCTGACCCTCGCCTCTCGCTATTTCCTCAGTGGGCATTATCTTCCAGCGGCATCAGCGCCACCCGCCTGTGATACCCAACACTTTCCTCCCCGACGCCCAATCCGGCGCCTCGCCGCCTGCGCCGCCCCGCCTCGCGTGACAACGATGCCTGGACGCCAGTCACTAAAAACTCCTCATCGAACCTGCCTCACCACTGCGCAGGAGGAGGCCAGGCTGTCACGGTGACTTTAGATGGTGCATAACGTGTATGACCAGCCAGTGACGTGAAAATGATTCCtgcagctgatgatgatgataatgagtgatgataatggtaatgatggtgataatcaAGTGATAATACTTTAAGCATTAAGACAATAGAGCAACGAGTAGCACGCACTCACGAGGCCGCGTCTTTACGTCCATTCCTTGACAGCAATTAATGACACTCGAGATAATGATGCCGACCACGGCGAGGAAAGCCCAGCGTGAAGGGAAAGTctgggaggcgagggagggaagcgtGAACAACGTGCTTTCAAGTGTGTCTGGCCATAcagctgcctgtctgtctgtgtctgccagCGTGTCTTTCAATCTGTTTTCATCGCCTTGTACACACACAACTCGTCCGTTTGTTTGCTCACTCATCAGTCTGTGTATTACTGATTCTCTTAAATGCATTGAATGACTTTTATACTAGATTTTTACTTAACCAATATCCTTCAttcacaattttcctcctcctcctctttattaaGTTAACTAGGGAAGGAAGTGCCGCCTTCGTCTCCACCAACAAAACAAGAGAGCCTCCCACGAGCCCCCACTACCACGCCACCTACACCTGCTTGGCTTTGTTTTATCTTTGAAAAAACACAAAGCAAATAATCACAGAAAGTGTCAAGTCAAATGATATTccatgcacagagagagagagagagagagagagagagagagagagagagagagagagagagagagagagagagagagagagagagagagataggtaacCCACTTTCATGCGTGATGTCAAAAGTAGTGTTTGGTTTATGGCCATCCAttgcgcgcacacgcacgcacgcacgaacgcacgcaggaacgcgagcgcgcgcgcgcgcacacacacacacacacacacacacacacacacacatttctccacCCCAGCAACAATCTTAAGGTCTATCTTGAGCGCCCCGCCCCCACAGTGACCACCAACATGACGTGGCCGACCGGGTGACGCTTGAACGGCGGCCTTGACACACCACATGATGTGGCAAACTTAACATtcccagcagcaccaccagcagtaatgatggtgatggtggtggtggtggtggtggtggtagtagtagtattaatagtaacgAAGAGAGAAACACGAGAAAATGTTTGCTATTTACCTTTCCATATCTTTCAaaaccacacccacccacacacacacacaaggcttaCACCAGCGTGCCATAGTTTTATCCTAGACCACCAAGAGAGGAGTGCCAGCCGATCTCTTGCGTCTGAAGCATTCCCGTCCTGGTAACAAGGCCACCATCATCCACACCCGCGCCGGGAACCAAGACCCATCTAACCACGTACTCGCAACACCTCGAGGATTCAACACCTGTTTGCTTGATAACATAATCGTGTTTCATAAAATCGCATAACACTCCATGCAGCTGCTGTTGCTTACATGATAATGAAACAGCAGTGACcttgaagggaaagaaaagcgaGTGTGGCTTATTGTGgttagaaattctctctctctctctctctctctctctctctctctctctctctctctctctctctctctctctgtgaaagatCACCTGCAAAGTTGCCATCATTCTGACATCAAACATTTCAAAATTGTATTTCGAAATAGAAATTTCCTTCAACTATTATTGCAATTTCGAATCACATGAAGCTACATGCATGTTATAATATTCGTTGATAATGCTTTCAGTAATACTTGGAAttatagaaaaggagaaagtgaaaagtTTGCAGTATAACTTATATGTTTCTGAAGGCTGGAGGTTTCATAACTATTTAGTTCATGCAACTGTTCCCTGGTTACCATTTACCATTGCCCCTCTGAGAATCTGTTCAGCCGGGGACACATCTCTCCTCATCTAACTTGATGGAAAGACTTGCCATACAATtatacaaacagatagatatatagggcGGGACAGTAAGATGCCATGGTTTTCAATTCAATATAAAAATCTTGCAGGATTTGTTACAAATAAAATAGATGCAAATATGTGAAGCCTATGTTTCATAATGCATTACCACGATTTCATTTTTTAAAAGAAAATCTTTCCAGTGGTGACCACAGCACTAAATGCATTCATTCAATCTTACCACAAAGTCATTATGACCCACTCCTGTAATTGATATTCACTTCTCTGATCtcagttttttatattttttccttgggGATACTTTAAGGGGCAAAGTGTACTCCACAAAACCAAGAAATATCCACCTTAGGCAATAAATCAATGCCAAGGTCAGAGAAATTAAAATCTATTTACTAGAGCAGGTCATGGACAATTTTGTGGTAAGATTGAATGAATGTGTTCAGCATTGTGGTGGCCACTCAAAAGATTCTGTTTTCAAGAAATGAAGTCTGGATAATATAAATTGACAAACAGACCTTGTTGCATTGGCTCTATTTGTAACAAAATGTGCACGTATTTCAGACTGATCTGAAAACTAGCAGATCCAACTGCCCCAACCAATAAGAACTTACTGAAAAAGACATCCACgtagcaattttttttgttagcacaactattgctactgctacttctacttttAAGACAGCAACACAGATACACAGATTATCTGTTCCCTGCCTTGAGTAAGGGCATGGAGTGTGTACTCACTCAAGGCGACCCTCCAGCCTGGTGACGGATCCCTCCAGCTGAGCCACCAGTGCCTCCCTCTTGCGCAGCTCCTCCCTTAGGGATGCAACACCCTCCGTCTTGGTGTCCAACTCAGTCTGCCCCACAGACACATGTCAACTGAACTTACACCAACTTTGTTTTaaatttttcatcatcttaaCAGTAAGATAGCTATGCCTTTCTCAGGTTTTGCTTTAGTTTGTTTGTACAGCAACATGCTTACCTCAGAAATTATGATCACAACTCCAAGCACATGTCTGTCAGTAAATACACACAGTCACTCACATTGAGGAGGTCCTTGTCATGGTCCAGCCTGGCCACTGAGGCTCTGAGGGCAGTGACCTCTGCCCTGGAGTCAGCCAGTTCCTCTCTCACACGGATCAGCTCAGCCTCCAGCTCCTTGAGTCGCGCCTCACTGCTACTCAGCTGGTTGAGTCGCATCTCCAGCTGATGCTCTGTGTCACCAATTTCACCAACCTTCTGCTGCAACAACCGCCTGGAAATGGACAAAGATGGACATTAACCTTCTGTACATGTGTAAAAATACACTTATATGTACTACATTAATGGATCtatatgtaaacacacacacactacagagtcactctcatactaaatttatctgtgctgtatacctctctcctaactcctctgactataagaaattctttgactacttaacttccaaagtggagcacattctgaccctcttcccttttgcagagatctccattcttgaagacttcaatgttcaccaccagctttggctttcctctcccttcactgaccatcctgatgaactagcctacaactttgctatcctccatgacctagagcaattggtgcaacaccctactcgtattcctgactgtcttggagatacgcccaacattcttgaccttttcctgacctctaatccttctgcttatgctgtcaccctttcttctccgttgggctcttccgatcacaatctcatatctttatcttgtcctatcactccaatccctcctcaggatccccctaagcgaaggtgcctctggcgttgtacctctgctagttggggggacctgaggaggtattttgctgattttccttggaatgactactgcttccgtgtcagagacccatctttgtgtgctgagcgcataacaggtgatagtgtctggcatggaggcgtacattcctcactctttttctcgtcctaaaccttctaaaccttggtttaacacagcttgttctcgtgctatacatgatagagaggtgacccacaaaaggtacttaagccttccatcaccagaatctcatgcactttatatttctgcccaaaaccatgccaagtctgttctccaactagccaaaaattccttcattaacagaaaatgtcaaaacctttcaagatctaactcccctcatgacttctggcatctagccaaaaatatctccaataactttgcttcttcttctttctctcctctacttcaaccagttggcaccactgctatcacatctatttctaaagctgaactctttgctcaaacctttgctaaaaactctaccttggacaattctgggcttgttcctccctctcctccaccctctgactacttcatgccacctattaaaattcttcgcaaagatgttttccatgccctcactggcctaaaccctcggaaggcttatggacctgatggggtccctcctattgttctccgaaactgtgcctctgtgcttgcaccttgccaagtcaaactctttcaactctgtctgtcaacatctacctttccttcttcctggaagtttgcctacattcaacctgttcctaaaaagggtgaccgctctaatccctcaaactaccatcctattgctttaatttcctgcttatctaaagtttttgaatctatcctcaacaggaagattcttaaacatctatcacttcacaaccttctacctgatcgccagtatgggttccgtcaaggctgctctactggtgatcttctggctttccttactgagtattggtcatcctcttttagagattttggtgaaacttttgctgttgccttggacatatcaaaagcctttgatagagtctggcacaaagctttgatttccaaactaccctcctacggtttctatccttctctctgtaacttcatctcaagtttcctttctgaccgttctattgctgctgtggtagatggtcactgttcttctcctaaatctattaacagtggtgttcctcagggttctgtcctgtcacacactctcttcttattattcattaatgattttctaaaccaaacttcttgtcctatccattcctacgttgatgataccaccctgcacttttccacgtcttttcatagacgtccaacccttcaggaggtaaacatatcacgcagggaagccacagaacgcctgacttctgatctttctaaaatttctgattggggcagagcaaatttggtattgttcaatgcctcaaaaactcaattcctccatctatcaactcgacacaaccttccagacaactatcccctcttcttcaatgacactcaactgttcccctcttctacactgaacatcctcggtctgtcctttacttataatctgaactggaaacttcacatctcatctctagctaaaacagcttgtatgaagttaggtgttctgagacgtctccgccagtttttctcacccccccagctgctaactctgtacaagggccttatctgtccatgtatggagtatgcttcacatgtctggggggtttccactcatactgctcttctagacaggatggaatcaaaagcttttcgtctcatcaactcctctcctctaactgactgtcttcagcttctctctcaccgccgcaatgttgcatatctagctgtcttctaccgctattttcatgctaactgctcttctgatcttgctaactgcatgccttccctccttccacggcctcgctgcacaagactttcttctttctctcacccctattctgtccacctctctaatgcaagagttaaccagtattctcaatcattcatccctttctctggtaaactctggaactccctgcctgcttctgtatttccaccttcctatgacttgaattccttcaagagggaggtttcaagacacttatccaccaatttttgaccactgctttgacccttttatgggactggcatttcagtgggcatttttttgattagatttttgttgcctttggccagtatccttcttacataaacacacacacacacacacacacacacacacacacacacacacacacacacacacacacacacacacacacaaccactcaCTTGAATTCGTCAGACTCCTTGCCCTGGAGTCCTAGTCTGTCATGAGCCTCCTGTAGGGCTGCCTGCAGGTTCTGTGCCTGGTCCTGCAGGGAAGCAACCAGTGCTGCTTGGGAGTTGAGGCGCTGCTGCAGGTCAGTGGCAGTTCTGCTGCCTTCATCTGCCATTCGACGTAGACTAaatgtctcctcctccagtgttgCCTTCTCTCGTGCTGTCTGGGTACTGGTGGCCTGAGGAAGGAAGAGCCACACACTGCCTTACAACACAATATCAAAATATTAAAGTTGTGTGTCAAGGATCAAAAGTAAAAAGTTAACATTTAACAGCTGCTCCAGAAAAGATCCCTAGAGATCCGTTTTCAAAGAAGTAAATAGGACTGACATTTGTTATTTCTAACATGTATGCTATACAACGCAATTTTCTCttgaaataataaaacaacacactAAGCATTTAAGTAACTAATAAGATGTTAATATCTTCTTTCAACATCAATTATGCTAAAGTCTGCAATGGCTACCCTTAGCTTCTCCCTCAGCTGGTCAcgttctttcttcactttctcaagGTCACTCATGGCTGCATCCCGGGCCTTGCGCACCTCCAGGATGAAGGCCTGGGTGGAGGGTGGGAACCTCTGGGTGGCTGCATCCTGCAGTCTGGCAGAAATGTTGGAGAAGTGTGTTAGGAATCCTGAACACTAAGATACACAAAGCTTCATCTTTTATGACACACAGTATGTAATTACAATCTATATCTGTAAAGAGTACCATTCTTCGTACAGTGTGTACCAATAGTTATTTTTTACTATGGTTCAGAGTAGAACCATAGTAGTAGGTGGAAATTGCTTATTTCATATCACCTGTATTCTAAATAAATTCTAGTGAATGGTTTTTACAAGTtaaataaaatatcaataagaataaaaaagtaaaaggcaTAGAAAAGATTAATACATGCAAGTACATACTAATTAGAAGAAATACAATCAAAGCACATAACAGGCATTGTGAAattacaaaaattaaagaaaa is a window from the Scylla paramamosain isolate STU-SP2022 chromosome 11, ASM3559412v1, whole genome shotgun sequence genome containing:
- the LOC135105028 gene encoding uncharacterized protein LOC135105028, encoding MVSRGGWWGRWWWCWAWWLAGAGAGWGAVIPPPWVNHTLNPCAAESWQLLLWPRDSSCHRIFTQGPCGETQEFYFNVAAGEGQCRCPRGSLLHPDSRRCHSRFSRGPCLPREYIDRYGEDLRDGEGTCRPFDECPPGQVFWPPDGECYQHHTRGPCLNGYLIYVNPNTGFPDCGCERTVMFSNYWALTGLCFELFQRGPCLDGTIFLYNATRGATQCGCSPSILTNYHQDSGSCYELGQRGPCRPGQLLAFSPDTLATRCTCRPDHALWSPTGSCYLLYSRGPCSKGHFFTPATNGTGKCQLYPCSGTRRYHPSSDTCYRLGKRGPCSLGSLFIYDEDTPLQGTCGCIPELVGFWPKDGRCYEVGSRGPCPRRQVLDHDKTSAKAHCICDLRKGYIAWEEDSCHLLNTRGPCPAGQRLMVKQWRPLTPVCTSEPAMPLTLEQDTPGADSPSQFQMSNSVTAARGDDTFNVGDTNATLAPPTSTSIPAPAPTPASTSGTRSGRSMSAGSEARGLLDSTHFLLPEEDEESSTFYTGHPEGRRALDPWWGTPVPPS